CCGCCCCATGATCCCTCCGGCATCATTAGGGCTGATTCCAGAAGAGAGTAAATAATCCGAAAGCCCCCTGGCACGCCGCAATACCAGGGGGCTGAACTGCCTTTCTAGGACTTAGCTGCTAGGGCAGCTGCCGGTACATCCGCCCCAGCATGGCCGCCGCCTGCTCCCGAGTGGCAACTCCGGCTGGATCGAACTTACCGTTTACGCCCCGGACAATGTTCTTATCCACCGCCAGCGCTACTTCCTGGGCCAGGCCGGGGCTGATCTGGTTTTGGTCCTGGAAACGAGCCAGGATACTCTTGGCTTGGTCGGCGGAGGGAAGGCTAGCATGGGCAGCCAGTACCAGGGCCCGGGCCACCATGGCCGCCAGCTGCTCCCGGTTGATGGGGTCTTCGGGCTTGAAACTACTATCGTTAAATCCCTTCACTATCCCCGCTTCGGCCGCCGCCCGGATTTCCTTGAGTGCCCAGTGGCCAGCCGGAACATCCTTAAAGCCAGGCGCTTTATCCGAGGGCTCAAGCCTCAAGGCCCGGGCCACCCAGGCTGCAAACTGGGCCCGGCTGAGTTGACTTCCGCAATCAAACTTGGTATTGGTGATGCCGCGGATGATCTCTTGCTCCGCCAGGAACTGGATATCTTCTTTGGCAAAGGAATTGGCGATGTCGGTAAAGGCAGGTATTACCGCCGGGCGAACGTTGACTACCTTGCCGGTGGCAGCAAAATCGGTGGCAGCTACTATGCTAAAAAGCCCCCTGCTGTCAGGGGTGCACACCAGCTCCCCATTGGCATCGGTGCTGCCAAGGGTATCCCCGTTAGCGTTGATGACTGCCCCCTCCACCGGCAGCCCATAGGAGGTGACCTTGAGGGCCAGCTGGCGACCGGCTACTACATCATCAGGACTAGACTGAAGCACCAAGGGTTTGGGGTAGCCAGCCACCGCCGCAATCTTGCGGGCTATGTCGGTATTATCGATCTCCGCGGTTTTAAACTGGTCGGCTCCTGGTCCTTCCGCTCGCACTGCTACCGTGGCCCCGGTATGATCATTGCTGCTCCACTTGTAGGAACCGTCAGCTTCATTGTAGGTGAGGCCGCCGGTTTCGTGGTCGGCTGTGACTATCAGCAGAGTATCGGGATGCTGGGATACGAAATCCAAGGCCTTCTGCACCGCATTGTCAAACTCCACCCCTTCCCCG
The sequence above is a segment of the Clostridia bacterium genome. Coding sequences within it:
- a CDS encoding alkaline phosphatase — encoded protein: MAFWKQGQGKRWLGLVLAIGIVLSLPGWALAETPPATGSQPQAKNVILMIGDGMGEEHVEAIRAAKAAAGQKLAMDAVDDAKCLMTTYSADSDVTDSSSAAAAMATGYKTNNNWMSVLPDGTVVPTILEQAEKIGKATGLVTTTQVAHATPAAFASHIMNRNDFNTIAVEELASGVDVLMGGGRNNFDARPDGRDLITVAKNKGYTYVSTAAEMQAASANRLLGLFHADNGLTPMKKRPADTTEPTLSQMTAKALETLQKDPDGFFLMVEGGQIDWESHANNFDGMIGEGVEFDNAVQKALDFVSQHPDTLLIVTADHETGGLTYNEADGSYKWSSNDHTGATVAVRAEGPGADQFKTAEIDNTDIARKIAAVAGYPKPLVLQSSPDDVVAGRQLALKVTSYGLPVEGAVINANGDTLGSTDANGELVCTPDSRGLFSIVAATDFAATGKVVNVRPAVIPAFTDIANSFAKEDIQFLAEQEIIRGITNTKFDCGSQLSRAQFAAWVARALRLEPSDKAPGFKDVPAGHWALKEIRAAAEAGIVKGFNDSSFKPEDPINREQLAAMVARALVLAAHASLPSADQAKSILARFQDQNQISPGLAQEVALAVDKNIVRGVNGKFDPAGVATREQAAAMLGRMYRQLP